One window from the genome of Lacerta agilis isolate rLacAgi1 chromosome 18, rLacAgi1.pri, whole genome shotgun sequence encodes:
- the EEF2 gene encoding elongation factor 2, whose protein sequence is MVNFTVDQIRAIMDKKANIRNMSVIAHVDHGKSTLTDSLVCKAGIIASARAGETRFTDTRKDEQERCITIKSTAISLFYELAENDLAFIKQSKDGCGFLINLIDSPGHVDFSSEVTAALRVTDGALVVVDCVSGVCVQTETVLRQAIAERIKPVLMMNKMDRALLELQLQPEELYQTFQRIVENVNVIISTYGEGEGGPMGNIMIDPVLGTVGFGSGLHGWAFTLKQFAEMYVAKFAAKGEGQLSTTDRAKKVEDMMKKLWGDRYFDPATGKFSKSATSPDGKKLPRTFCQLILDPIFKVFDAIMNFKKEETAKLIEKLDIKLDSEDKDKEGKPLLKAVMRRWLPAGDALLQMITIHLPSPVTAQKYRCELLYEGPPDDEAAMGIKNCDPKGPLMMYISKMVPTTDKGRFYAFGRVFSGIVSTGLKCRIMGPNYTPGKKEDLYLKPIQRTILMMGRYVEPIEDVPCGNIVGLVGVDQFLVKTGTITTFEHAHNLRVMKFSVSPVVRVAVEAKNPADLPKLVEGLKRLAKSDPMVQCIIEESGEHIIAGAGELHLEICLKDLEEDHACIPIKKSDPVVSYRETVSEESSVLCLSKSPNKHNRLYMKARPFPDGLAEDIDKGDVSARQELKTRARYLAEKYEWDVAEARKIWCFGPDGTGPNILTDITKGVQYLNEIKDSVVAGFQWATKEGALCEENMRAVRFDVHDVTLHADAIHRGGGQIIPTARRCLYACVLTAQPRLMEPIYLVEIQCPEQVVGGIYGVLNRKRGHVFEESQVAGTPMFVVKAYLPVNESFGFTADLRSNTGGQAFPQCVFDHWQILPGDPFDSTSRPCQVVAETRKRKGLKEGIPALDNFLDKL, encoded by the exons ATG GTGAACTTCACTGTAGACCAGATCCGGGCCATCATGGACAAGAAGGCCAACATCCGGAACATGTCGGTGATTGCTCATGTGGATCATGGGAAATCTACTCTAACGGACTCGCTGGTTTGCAAAGCTGGGATTATTGCCTCAGCCCGTGCTGGAGAAACCCGTTTCACCGACACGAGAAAAGATGAGCAGGAGAGGTGTATCACTATCAAGTCCAC GGCAATTTCTCTCTTCTACGAACTTGCGGAGAATGACTTGGCGTTTATCAAGCAAAGCAAAGATGGCTGTGGCTTCCTGATCAATTTGATTGACTCCCCGGGCCATGTGGATTTCTCATCGGAGGTCACTGCTGCCCTGCGTGTCACTGATGGTGCCTTGGTCGTTGTGGATTGTGTTTCTG ggGTGTGTGTCCAAACAGAGACTGTTCTGCGCCAGGCCATTGCTGAGAGGATCAAGCCTGTACTGATGATGAATAAAATGGACCGGGCTTTGCTGGAGCTGCAGCTTCAGCCAGAGGAACTGTACCAGACCTTCCAGCGTATTGTGGAGAACGTGAACGTCATCATCTCCACTTACGGGGAAGGCGAGGGTGGCCCCATGGGCAACATTATG ATTGATCCGGTTCTGGGCACCGTCGGCTTTGGCTCTGGCTTGCACGGCTGGGCTTTCACGCTAAAGCAGTTTGCCGAGATGTATGTGGCGAAATTTGCGGCAAAGGGCGAAGGGCAGCTGAGCACAACTGACCGTGCCAAGAAAGTAGAAGACATGATGAAGAAGCTGTGGGGAGACAG GTACTTTGACCCAGCCACTGGCAAGTTCAGCAAGTCAGCCACCAGCCCAGATGGGAAGAAGCTGCCAAGGACTTTCTGCCAGCTGATCCTGGACCCGATTTTCAAG GTGTTCGATGCGATCATGAACTTCAAGAAGGAGGAGACCGCCAAACTGATAGAGAAGCTGGACATAAAGCTGGACAGCGAGGATAAGGACAAGGAAGGCAAACCCTTGCTGAAG GCTGTGATGAGACGCTGGCTGCCGGCTGGGGATGCACTGCTGCAGATGATCACCATCCACCTGCCCTCTCCTGTCACCGCTCAGAAATACCGCTGCGAGTTGCTGTATGAAGGGCCCCCTGACGACGAAGCCGCCATGG gaATTAAGAACTGCGACCCTAAGGGCCCCCTGATGATGTACATCTCCAAAATGGTGCCGACCACCGACAAGGGCCGCTTCTACGCTTTTGGGCGGGTCTTCTCTGGCATCGTGTCCACCGGCCTGAAGTGCAGAATCATGGGACCAAACTACACCCCAGGCAAGAAGGAAGATCTCTACCTGAAGCCAATCCAGAG AACCATTCTCATGATGGGCCGCTATGTGGAGCCCATCGAGGACGTGCCTTGCGGCAACATCGTGGGGCTGGTTGGCGTCGACCAGTTCCTGGTCAAGACGGGCACCATCACCACCTTTGAGCACGCCCACAACCTGCGCGTCATGAAGTTCAGCGTCAGTCCCGTGGTGCGTGTTGCCGTGGAAGCCAAGAACCCAGCGGACCTGCCCAAGCTGGTGGAGGGGCTGAAGAGGTTGGCGAAGTCTGACCCCATGGTGCAG TGTATCATTGAGGAGTCTGGGGAGCACATCATAGCTGGCGCTGGGGAGCTGCATCTGGAGATCTGCCTGAAGGATCTTGAGGAGGACCATGCCTGCATTCCAATTAAG AAATCCGACCCGGTGGTCTCTTACCGCGAGACGGTCAGTGAGGAGTCAAGTGTGCTGTGCCTTTCCAAGTCCCCCAACAAGCACAACCGCCTGTACATGAAAGCCCGCCCCTTCCCCGACGGCCTGGCCGAGGACATCGACAAAGGTGACGTCTCCGCCCGCCAGGAGCTGAAGACACGGGCCCGTTACCTGGCCGAGAAGTACGAGTGGGACGTCGCCGAGGCCCGCAAAATCTGGTGCTTCGGCCCGGACGGCACTGGCCCCAACATCCTGACGGACATCACCAAGGGTGTGCAGTACCTTAACGAGATCAAGGACAGCGTTGTGGCAGGCTTCCAGTGGGCCACGAAGGAG GGTGCCCTTTGCGAGGAAAACATGCGCGCCGTCCGCTTTGACGTGCACGACGTGACGCTGCACGCGGACGCCATCCACCGCGGAGGCGGCCAAATCATTCCCACGGCCAGAAGGTGCCTCTATGCCTGTGTGTTGACGGCTCAGCCCCGTCTCATGGAGCCCATCTACCTTGTGGAGATCCAG tgcCCAGAACAGGTGGTGGGTGGCATCTATGGCGTGCTGAACAGGAAGCGAGGCCACGTCTTTGAGGAGTCCCAGGTGGCTGGCACCCCCATGTTTGTGGTCAAGGCCTATCTCCCTGTCAACGAGTCCTTTG